The Stenotrophomonas sp. BIO128-Bstrain region AGCGCAACCAGGATGGCGAGCTGGTCACCAACAGCGGCTACCCGGTGCAGCCGGGCATCCAGATTCCCGAAGGCGCGCAGTCGCTGACCATCGGCACCGACGGCACGATCAGCGTGAAGATGGCCGACGACGCCGCCTCGGTGGAAATCGGCGCACTGACCCTGACCGACTTCGTCAACCCGGCCGGCCTGCAGGCCCGCGGTGAAAACCTGTTCCTGGAAACCACCGCCTCCGGCCCGGCGCAGAACGGCAATCCCGGCCTCAACGGCCTGGGCACCGTGGTGCAGGGTGCGCTGGAAGGCAGCAACGTCAACGTGGTGGAAGAGCTGGTTTCGATGATCGAAACCCAGCGCGCCTACGAAATGAACGCCAAGGCGATCTCCACCACCGACGCGATGCTCGGCTACCTCAACCAGAACGTCTGATCGGTCGACCCGGGAACCTGCCATGTCGCGTCTTGCCCCTACCCTCCGCCTGCTCGCCGCCGCCGCCCTCATCGCCACCCTCGGGGGCTGCGTGATCGCCGGCGATGTCCGCCCCTACCCGGCCATGGCGCCGGTGGAACCGATCATGCCGCCCTCGGCCCAGGCCACGGCCGGTGCGATCTACGCCGCCGGCCCCGGCCTGCAGCTGTATTCGGACCGCCGCGCCCGCGATGTCGGTGATCTGCTCACGATCACGCTGACCGAGAACACGACCGCGCAGACCACCGCCAATACCTCCACCTCGAAAGAGTCGGAGCTGAGCATCGGCACGCCGACGATCTTCGGTGCCCCGGTGACGCTGGGCGGCAAGGACATCCTCAGCGCCAGTGCCGCCGGCTCGCGCGACTTCACCGGCAAGGGCACCAGCGCGCAGAGCAACCGCCTGCAGGGCAGCGTGACCGTCACGGTGATCCAGCGCCTGCCCAACGGCAACCTGGTCGTGCAGGGCGCCAAGAACCTGCGCCTGAACCGGGGCGATGAGCTGGTGCAGGTGCAGGGCATCGTGCGCGCGGCGGACATCTTCCCGGACAACACCATTCCCTCCAGCCGCGTTGCCGATGCCCGCATCGTCTACGGCGGCCGCGGCGCGATCGCCCAATCCAACGCGATGGGCTGGCTGAGCCGCTTCTTCAACTCGGCGCTGGCGCCGTACTGAGCCTGACATGACCTTCTTCCCCTCCCCGTTCCGGCAGCGACGCGCGGCGTCGTTCCACACCATGCGTGCCGTGCTGGCACTGCTGGCCGTGTTCGCGCTGGTCGCGCCCGCCTCCGCCGAACGCATCAAGGACCTGGCCCAGGTCGGCGGCGTGCGTGGCAACGCGCTGGTCGGCTACGGTCTGGTGGTCGGCCTGGATGGCAGCGGCGACCGCACCAGCCAGGCGCCCTTCACGGTGCAGAGCCTGAAGAACCTGCTGGGCGAGCTGGGCGTCAACGTGCCGGCCAACGTCAATCCGCAGTTGAAGAACGTGGCGGCCGTGGCCATCCATGCCGAGCTGCCGCCGTTCGCCAAGCCCGGCCAGCCGATCGACATCACCGTTTCCTCGGTGGGCAACGCGGTCTCGCTGCGCGGTGGCTCGCTGTTGATGGCGCCGCTGCGCGGTGCCGATGGGCAGGTCTACGCCATCGCCCAGGGCAACCTGATCGTGGGCGGCTTCGGTGCGCAGGGCAAGGATGGCTCGCGCGTGTCGGTCAACGTGCCCAGCGTCGGGCGTATTCCCAACGGCGCTACCGTCGAGCGTGCGCTGCCGGATGTGTTCAGCGGCGGTGGCGACATCACCCTGAACCTGCACAAGAACGACTTCACCACGGTCTCGCGGATGGTGGCGGCACTCAACAATGCCTTCGGTGAAGGCGCCGCGCGTGCGATCGATGGCGTCACCGTGGCGGTCAACGCGCCGTCCGACCCAGGCGCACGCATCGGCCTGCTGGCGCGCATCGAGAACCTGGAACTGACCCCCGGCAGTGCGCCGGCCAAGGTGGTGGTCAATTCGCGTACCGGCACGGTGGTGATCGGCGCGCAGGTGCGCGTGGGCGCCGCGGCGATCTCCCATGGCTCGCTGACCGTGACCATCAACGAGAACGCCAACGTCAGCCAGCCGGGCGCGTTCAGTGGCGGCCAGACCGTGGTGACGCCGCAGTCCACCATCACCGCCACCAACGATGGCAGCCGCATGTTCAAGTTCAACGGCGGCACCACCCTGGATGAAATCGTGCACGCGGTGAATGCCGTGGGCGCGGCCCCGGGCGATCTGATCGCCATCCTGGAAGCCCTCAAGCAGGCCGGCGCGCTCAGTGCCGAACTCGAGGTGATCTGACATGCGCATCCAACCGGCCCTGGAACTCAATCCCGCCCAGCCCAACAGCCCGGCCAAGGTCGACAAGGTCGCCCGCCAGCTGGAAGGCCAGTTCGCGCAGATGCTGATCAAGAGCATGCGCGAGGCGAGCTTTGGCGATTCGCTGTTCCCCGGCGAAAACACCATGTTCCGCGAGATGTACGACCAGAAGATCGCCGATGCGATGACCCGCGGGCGCGGCCTGGGGCTGTCGAGCATGATCGCGCGCCAGCTGGGCGGCGCCGAAGGCGAGGCGGCCAAGCCGGTCGACACCACGCTCAATCCGGCCGCGGCGCTGCGCGCCTACCGCCTCAATGCACCGGCCGCCGGCATGCCGCTGCCGGCCAGTGCCGCGCCGCCCGCGCCGCGCGAGGCCGACCTGCTGCAGCAGTTGAACGGCGAGGCACCCTCTGCCGTCCTGCAGCCGATGGAACGCGCGCTGGACCTGATCGCGGGCCGTGAAAGCAGCCAGATGCATGAGGCGATCGGCCGCAGCGATCCGTATGCGGCGGCTGCCGGGAGCGACCCAGCCAGCGCCGACTGGGCCATGGGCGATGACCGCTGGAGCGGTGTGACCCGCCCGGCGGCCAGCGGCCCCAGCGCAGTCGACAACCTGGCCGCCTCCACCGCTGCGGCCGAACTGGGTCCGCATACCCCGGCCGGCTTCGTTGCCAGCATCTGGGGCCATGCGCAACAGGCCGCGCGTGAACTGGGCGTGGATGCCAAGGCGCTGGTCGCCCAGGCCGCGCTGGAAACC contains the following coding sequences:
- the flgH gene encoding flagellar basal body L-ring protein FlgH, with the translated sequence MSRLAPTLRLLAAAALIATLGGCVIAGDVRPYPAMAPVEPIMPPSAQATAGAIYAAGPGLQLYSDRRARDVGDLLTITLTENTTAQTTANTSTSKESELSIGTPTIFGAPVTLGGKDILSASAAGSRDFTGKGTSAQSNRLQGSVTVTVIQRLPNGNLVVQGAKNLRLNRGDELVQVQGIVRAADIFPDNTIPSSRVADARIVYGGRGAIAQSNAMGWLSRFFNSALAPY
- a CDS encoding flagellar basal body P-ring protein FlgI, producing the protein MRAVLALLAVFALVAPASAERIKDLAQVGGVRGNALVGYGLVVGLDGSGDRTSQAPFTVQSLKNLLGELGVNVPANVNPQLKNVAAVAIHAELPPFAKPGQPIDITVSSVGNAVSLRGGSLLMAPLRGADGQVYAIAQGNLIVGGFGAQGKDGSRVSVNVPSVGRIPNGATVERALPDVFSGGGDITLNLHKNDFTTVSRMVAALNNAFGEGAARAIDGVTVAVNAPSDPGARIGLLARIENLELTPGSAPAKVVVNSRTGTVVIGAQVRVGAAAISHGSLTVTINENANVSQPGAFSGGQTVVTPQSTITATNDGSRMFKFNGGTTLDEIVHAVNAVGAAPGDLIAILEALKQAGALSAELEVI
- the flgG gene encoding flagellar basal-body rod protein FlgG, with translation MNQALWIAKTGLDAQQTRMSVVSNNLANTNTTGFKQDRASFEDLLYQQVRQPGGASSAQTQLPTGLQIGTGVRVVATAKNFEQGSQQQTGRALDVMVNGRGFFEVQMPDGSSAYTRDGSFQRNQDGELVTNSGYPVQPGIQIPEGAQSLTIGTDGTISVKMADDAASVEIGALTLTDFVNPAGLQARGENLFLETTASGPAQNGNPGLNGLGTVVQGALEGSNVNVVEELVSMIETQRAYEMNAKAISTTDAMLGYLNQNV
- the flgJ gene encoding flagellar assembly peptidoglycan hydrolase FlgJ translates to MRIQPALELNPAQPNSPAKVDKVARQLEGQFAQMLIKSMREASFGDSLFPGENTMFREMYDQKIADAMTRGRGLGLSSMIARQLGGAEGEAAKPVDTTLNPAAALRAYRLNAPAAGMPLPASAAPPAPREADLLQQLNGEAPSAVLQPMERALDLIAGRESSQMHEAIGRSDPYAAAAGSDPASADWAMGDDRWSGVTRPAASGPSAVDNLAASTAAAELGPHTPAGFVASIWGHAQQAARELGVDAKALVAQAALETGWGRKLVRRSGGDSSHNLFGIKANGWQGERATSGTHEYVNGVRRNETASFRAYNSVGESFADYVRLLKTSPRYQNALQAGSDVRSFAQGLQRAGYATDPTYAAKIAAIAGGPTIERAVAAVSDAGERLGRTFASTASPTGLGVIRR